The following proteins come from a genomic window of Nocardioides albertanoniae:
- a CDS encoding PspC domain-containing protein: protein MATTTLSRPSDNKWIAGVCAGLGDRFGIDANLIRLAFVISCLLPGPQFIVYIVLWIIMPKRAGY, encoded by the coding sequence ATGGCTACCACAACTCTTTCTCGTCCGTCCGACAACAAATGGATCGCCGGTGTCTGTGCCGGCCTCGGTGACCGCTTCGGCATCGACGCCAACCTGATCCGGCTGGCCTTCGTGATCTCCTGCCTGCTGCCCGGACCGCAGTTCATCGTCTACATCGTGCTGTGGATCATCATGCCCAAGCGTGCTGGTTACTGA
- a CDS encoding error-prone DNA polymerase: MGWNNPEIPWKELERRLSGRPPKDPYGDAPISRRKKRMTEEAVSWPEGPVVPYAELHAHSDFSFLDGASSPSALVTEAIRQGLHGLAITDHDGFYGAPALAEAAQKLVPETPETTEPPERKLLTVYGAELSLGLTKPQNGVADPEGSHLLVLARGVDGYRQLAAAITEAQLRGDEKGRPTYDLHELTDRSVSSSQPWMILTGCRKGAVRQALTDAGPIAAARALRELTDMFGRDNVVVELTDRGHPTDAYDNDLLAGIARELGLPTVATNNVHYATPDRHRVADALAAVRARRTLSDIAGWLPAGPTAYVRSGEEMQQLFRRHPGAVERSVEIAQECAFDLRKATPKLPKRGIPEGETAAGRLRHLTEKGFAERYAKPNATDPEFVAKARKRVEHELAVIEGKDFPGYFVIVHDIVEFARGEGILCQGRGSAAASAVCFALGITAIDPVFYRLPFERFISVHREEEPDIDVDFDSDKREKVIQWVYQRYGRRNAAQVANIVGYRPKMAVRDAAKALGHSPGQQDAWSKHVGYSRVEAPDDIGIPAPVLALAAEIHGAPRHLGIHSGGMVLTEEPIGEVVPIERARMDDRTVIQWDKDAAEYMGLVKFDLLGLGMLAALDHMMHLALEHLGEDWALATIPKEEPAVYDMLCRADSIGVFQVESRAQIGTLPRLQPRCFYDLAIEIALIRPGPVQGGAVHPYVRRATGREKASYAHEVLEPVLGRTLGVPLFQEQLMEMGRVLGDFDADDADLLRRAMGSKRGVERIDSLKAQLYSGMRSKGLTEEQAEAIYGQILSFANFGFAESHALSFAKLVYASSWFKLHYPAAFLAGLLRAQPMGFYSAQSLTQDARRHGVEVRRPDLHLSSATADLEPVDLGPADPDLSPTGKDECRLDTEEKSPWVPGTPDPTPEHRRDANFAVRLGLDSVRGIGKEVAERIVKAREERPFEDSLDLSRRAGLERTQLEALATAGCLEVFTSSRRRALWQAGWTETEDQLEGVRFTAETPELPDLDPVEETLADLWATGVTPGSHPFAHLRQGLTAAGLPKIADLPTYDSGRRITVAGLVTHRQRPGTAGGVTFINLEDETGMLNVVCSAGLWKKHRKIAVSTSVMLIRGILERNDNVTNLLADRLAPLDEIHPEAAKAIASRHRSRDFR, encoded by the coding sequence ATGGGCTGGAACAACCCCGAGATCCCGTGGAAGGAGCTGGAGCGGAGGCTGTCCGGTCGCCCTCCGAAGGACCCCTACGGTGATGCACCGATCTCGCGACGCAAGAAACGGATGACCGAGGAGGCGGTTTCGTGGCCAGAAGGTCCGGTGGTGCCCTATGCCGAGCTCCACGCCCACTCCGACTTCTCCTTCCTCGACGGCGCCAGCAGCCCCTCGGCGCTGGTCACCGAGGCCATCCGGCAGGGGCTGCACGGGCTGGCGATCACCGACCACGACGGGTTCTACGGGGCGCCCGCCCTGGCCGAGGCGGCTCAGAAGCTGGTGCCGGAGACACCGGAGACAACAGAGCCGCCGGAGAGGAAGCTGCTGACCGTCTACGGCGCTGAGCTGTCCCTGGGCCTGACCAAGCCGCAGAACGGGGTCGCCGACCCCGAAGGCAGTCATCTGCTGGTGCTCGCCAGGGGCGTCGACGGCTACCGGCAGCTGGCCGCGGCGATCACCGAGGCCCAGCTGCGCGGCGACGAGAAGGGCCGGCCGACCTACGACCTCCACGAACTGACTGACCGGTCAGTCAGTTCGTCACAACCCTGGATGATCCTCACCGGGTGCCGCAAGGGTGCCGTGCGCCAGGCCCTGACCGACGCCGGCCCGATCGCCGCTGCTCGGGCGCTGCGTGAGCTCACCGACATGTTCGGGCGCGACAACGTCGTCGTCGAGCTGACCGATCGCGGCCACCCGACCGACGCCTACGACAACGACCTGCTCGCCGGCATCGCCCGCGAGCTCGGGCTGCCCACGGTCGCCACCAACAACGTCCACTACGCCACGCCCGACCGGCATCGGGTGGCCGACGCGCTCGCCGCGGTCCGCGCGCGGCGCACCCTGAGCGACATCGCCGGCTGGCTCCCGGCCGGCCCGACGGCGTACGTCAGGTCGGGGGAGGAGATGCAGCAGCTCTTCCGCCGCCACCCCGGCGCGGTGGAGCGCAGCGTCGAGATCGCGCAGGAGTGCGCCTTCGACCTGCGCAAGGCCACGCCCAAGCTGCCCAAGCGTGGGATCCCCGAGGGCGAGACCGCCGCGGGCCGGCTGCGCCACCTGACCGAGAAGGGCTTCGCGGAGCGCTATGCGAAGCCGAACGCCACCGACCCGGAGTTCGTCGCGAAGGCCCGCAAGCGTGTGGAGCATGAGCTCGCGGTCATCGAGGGCAAGGACTTCCCGGGTTACTTCGTGATCGTGCACGACATCGTCGAGTTCGCGCGAGGAGAGGGGATCCTCTGTCAGGGGCGAGGATCGGCGGCCGCGTCCGCGGTCTGCTTCGCGCTGGGGATCACCGCGATCGACCCGGTCTTCTACCGGCTGCCGTTCGAACGGTTCATCTCCGTGCATCGCGAGGAGGAGCCCGACATCGACGTCGACTTCGACTCCGACAAGCGCGAGAAGGTGATCCAGTGGGTCTACCAGCGGTACGGCCGCCGCAATGCCGCGCAGGTGGCGAACATCGTCGGCTACCGGCCGAAGATGGCGGTCAGGGATGCGGCCAAGGCGCTGGGTCACAGCCCCGGGCAGCAGGACGCCTGGTCCAAGCACGTCGGCTACTCCCGCGTCGAGGCTCCTGATGACATCGGCATCCCCGCCCCGGTCCTGGCGCTCGCCGCCGAGATCCACGGCGCACCGCGTCATCTCGGCATCCACTCCGGCGGGATGGTGCTGACCGAGGAGCCGATCGGCGAGGTGGTGCCGATCGAGCGGGCGCGGATGGATGACCGCACCGTGATCCAGTGGGACAAGGACGCCGCCGAATACATGGGGCTGGTGAAGTTCGACCTGCTCGGGCTCGGCATGCTGGCAGCGCTCGACCACATGATGCATCTGGCGCTCGAGCACCTGGGCGAGGACTGGGCCCTGGCGACCATCCCCAAGGAGGAGCCGGCGGTCTACGACATGCTCTGCCGTGCCGACTCGATCGGGGTCTTCCAGGTCGAGTCACGTGCTCAGATCGGCACCCTGCCGCGGCTGCAGCCGCGATGCTTCTACGACCTGGCCATCGAGATCGCGCTCATCCGGCCGGGGCCGGTGCAGGGCGGGGCGGTCCATCCCTACGTACGCCGCGCCACCGGGCGCGAGAAGGCGAGCTATGCCCACGAGGTGTTGGAGCCGGTGCTGGGGCGCACCCTCGGGGTGCCCCTGTTCCAGGAGCAGCTGATGGAGATGGGCCGGGTGCTGGGCGACTTCGATGCCGACGACGCCGATCTGCTGCGTCGGGCGATGGGATCCAAGCGCGGCGTCGAGCGCATCGACTCGCTCAAGGCGCAGCTCTACAGCGGCATGCGCAGCAAGGGCCTCACCGAGGAGCAGGCCGAGGCGATCTACGGCCAGATCCTCTCGTTCGCCAACTTCGGCTTCGCCGAGTCCCACGCGCTCTCGTTCGCCAAGCTCGTCTACGCCTCGTCGTGGTTCAAGCTCCACTACCCGGCCGCGTTCCTGGCGGGGCTGCTCCGCGCCCAGCCGATGGGCTTCTACTCGGCCCAGTCGCTGACCCAGGACGCCCGTCGCCACGGCGTGGAGGTGCGCCGCCCCGACCTCCACCTCTCCAGCGCGACCGCCGATCTGGAGCCGGTCGATCTGGGCCCGGCCGACCCCGATCTGTCACCGACCGGCAAGGACGAGTGCCGACTCGACACGGAGGAGAAGAGCCCGTGGGTGCCCGGCACCCCCGACCCCACCCCGGAGCACCGCCGCGACGCCAACTTCGCGGTGCGGTTGGGTCTGGACTCCGTCCGCGGCATCGGCAAGGAGGTCGCCGAGCGGATCGTGAAGGCCCGCGAGGAGCGCCCGTTCGAGGACTCCCTCGACCTCTCGCGCCGGGCCGGCCTGGAGCGCACCCAGCTCGAGGCGCTGGCCACCGCGGGGTGCCTGGAGGTGTTCACCTCGAGCCGCCGCCGGGCGTTGTGGCAGGCAGGATGGACCGAGACGGAGGATCAGCTCGAAGGCGTACGCTTCACCGCCGAGACGCCCGAGCTGCCCGATCTGGATCCGGTCGAGGAGACCCTCGCCGACCTCTGGGCGACCGGTGTGACCCCCGGCAGCCACCCCTTCGCCCACCTCCGTCAGGGGCTGACCGCGGCAGGCCTTCCGAAGATCGCCGACCTCCCCACCTATGACTCCGGGCGCCGCATCACCGTCGCCGGCCTGGTCACCCACCGGCAGCGCCCCGGCACCGCCGGCGGGGTCACCTTCATCAACCTCGAGGACGAGACCGGCATGCTCAACGTCGTCTGCTCGGCCGGTCTGTGGAAGAAGCATCGCAAGATCGCGGTCTCCACCTCCGTCATGCTCATCCGCGGCATCCTCGAGCGCAACGACAACGTCACCAACCTGCTCGCAGACCGGCTCGCCCCGCTCGACGAGATCCATCCGGAGGCAGCCAAGGCCATCGCCTCCCGCCACCGCTCCCGCGACTTCCGCTGA
- the dnaJ gene encoding molecular chaperone DnaJ: MAGRVTLDPYELLGVDRDADDVAIKKAYRKLARQYHPDVNPDAESQEKFKEISHAYEVLSDPQKRAAFDRGGDPFAGGFGAQGAGFSFTDIMDAFFGGAGAGTGGAGRGPRPRVRRGQDALIRLDIELAEAAFGVTRDLKVDTAVVCDTCDGDGAAEGSRPVPCETCHGQGEVAVVQRSFLGEIRTLRPCSACNGFGTVIPDPCRDCGGEGRVRSHRTLTVKIPPGVDDGTRVQLAEQGEIGPGGGPAGDLYVEIHVAKHATFTRRGNDLQCTAKVPMTAAALGTTLNLPTLEADLAKDGSDLVDADDASIQIELRPGTQSGTDHVLRGRGVPGLRGGRGDLVVTISVETPTKLDLEQEALLRQLAEMRGEEATQGQLKAAHKGGVFSWFKDTLNGH, encoded by the coding sequence ATGGCAGGAAGAGTGACGTTGGACCCCTATGAGCTCCTCGGTGTCGACCGCGACGCCGACGACGTGGCGATCAAGAAGGCCTACCGGAAACTGGCGCGCCAATATCACCCCGACGTCAACCCCGACGCCGAGTCGCAGGAGAAATTCAAGGAGATCTCCCACGCCTACGAGGTGCTGAGCGACCCGCAGAAGCGGGCCGCGTTCGACCGCGGCGGCGACCCGTTCGCCGGCGGCTTCGGTGCCCAGGGCGCCGGCTTCTCGTTCACCGACATCATGGACGCCTTCTTCGGCGGCGCCGGTGCGGGCACCGGTGGCGCCGGCCGCGGCCCCCGTCCCCGCGTACGCCGCGGGCAGGATGCCCTGATCCGTCTCGACATCGAGCTGGCCGAGGCCGCGTTCGGCGTCACCCGTGACCTCAAGGTCGACACCGCCGTCGTGTGCGACACCTGCGACGGTGACGGTGCCGCGGAGGGCTCCCGCCCGGTGCCGTGCGAGACCTGCCACGGCCAGGGCGAGGTCGCGGTCGTGCAGCGCTCCTTCCTGGGCGAGATCCGCACGCTGCGTCCGTGCTCGGCCTGCAACGGCTTCGGCACGGTCATCCCCGACCCGTGCCGCGACTGCGGTGGCGAGGGGCGCGTGCGCTCGCACCGCACCCTGACCGTCAAGATCCCGCCGGGCGTCGACGACGGCACCCGGGTGCAGCTCGCCGAGCAGGGCGAGATCGGCCCCGGCGGCGGCCCCGCCGGTGACCTCTACGTCGAGATCCACGTCGCCAAGCACGCCACCTTCACCCGCCGCGGCAACGACCTGCAGTGCACCGCGAAGGTGCCGATGACGGCGGCGGCCCTGGGCACCACGCTCAACCTGCCGACCCTGGAGGCCGACCTCGCCAAGGACGGCTCCGACCTGGTCGACGCCGACGACGCCTCGATCCAGATCGAGCTCCGCCCCGGCACCCAGTCCGGCACCGACCACGTGCTGCGTGGCCGCGGCGTGCCCGGGCTTCGTGGCGGTCGCGGCGACCTGGTCGTGACCATCAGCGTGGAGACCCCCACCAAGCTCGACCTCGAGCAGGAGGCGCTGCTGCGCCAGCTCGCCGAGATGCGCGGTGAGGAGGCCACCCAGGGCCAGCTCAAGGCAGCCCACAAGGGCGGCGTCTTCTCCTGGTTCAAGGACACCCTCAACGGGCACTGA
- a CDS encoding Gmad2 immunoglobulin-like domain-containing protein: MRSTPTVHGRRLAAIAMVGVLAGAAGCGSDGAVAEDPDASAAPSEKPSAQVSTPPRTAELITLATPAEGAKVADTFEASGKANSPEANVPWEIQDSTGKAVLDGAATADGWMDKLYPWSTTVDVSGLEPGTYTFIARTDDTSDGEGKPAEEVGAKITVE, translated from the coding sequence ATGAGGAGCACACCTACGGTTCACGGGCGCCGGTTGGCCGCGATCGCGATGGTCGGGGTGCTGGCCGGGGCGGCCGGCTGCGGCAGCGACGGCGCGGTCGCCGAGGATCCGGACGCCTCCGCTGCGCCCTCGGAGAAGCCGTCCGCCCAGGTCAGCACCCCGCCGCGTACGGCCGAGCTGATCACGCTGGCGACGCCGGCCGAGGGTGCGAAGGTGGCCGACACCTTCGAGGCCTCGGGCAAGGCCAACTCGCCCGAGGCGAACGTGCCGTGGGAGATCCAGGACTCCACGGGCAAGGCGGTCCTCGACGGCGCGGCCACGGCCGACGGCTGGATGGACAAGCTCTACCCGTGGTCGACGACCGTCGACGTCTCCGGGCTCGAGCCGGGCACCTACACCTTCATCGCCCGCACCGACGACACCTCCGACGGCGAGGGCAAGCCCGCAGAGGAGGTCGGCGCGAAGATCACGGTCGAGTAG
- the hemW gene encoding radical SAM family heme chaperone HemW — protein sequence MPSALPPGDPAPADGTLPADSLSTLGEKGLGFYVHVPFCTVRCGYCDFNTYTAIELGEGVSRTTYADQAIEEVRLARRVLGEREKQVDTVFFGGGTPTLLPAQDLTGVLGAIRDEFGLADDVEVTTEANPDSVDLDYLRALREGGFTRLSFGMQSAVPHVLETLDRTHDPERVPQVVEWARQAGFEQVSLDLIYGTPGESIDDWRTSLETALASDPDHISAYSLIVEDGTALARRVRRGELEMPDEDDLADKYELADAALRKHGLTWYEVSNWATDATQRCRHNMLYWQGGDWWGVGPGAHSHVGGTRWWNVKHPKAYADRINDGLSPAHAREILAAEDRRVERVLLELRLADGLRVEVLDDEGRAALPGQVSRGLVTVADGTIVLTDTGRLLADAVVRDLLP from the coding sequence GTGCCTTCTGCTCTGCCTCCCGGTGACCCCGCCCCCGCCGACGGAACACTGCCGGCCGACTCGCTGAGCACCCTGGGGGAGAAGGGGCTGGGCTTCTACGTCCACGTCCCGTTCTGCACGGTCAGATGCGGCTACTGCGACTTCAACACCTACACCGCGATCGAGCTCGGCGAGGGCGTGAGCCGCACGACGTACGCCGACCAGGCCATCGAGGAGGTCAGGCTGGCCCGCCGCGTGCTGGGTGAGCGCGAGAAGCAGGTCGACACCGTCTTCTTCGGCGGCGGCACGCCGACGCTCCTCCCGGCGCAGGACCTTACGGGCGTCCTCGGCGCGATCAGGGACGAGTTCGGCCTCGCCGACGACGTGGAGGTGACCACCGAGGCCAACCCCGACTCGGTCGACCTCGACTACCTGCGCGCCCTGCGCGAGGGCGGGTTCACCCGGCTCAGCTTCGGGATGCAGTCGGCCGTTCCCCACGTGCTCGAGACCCTCGACCGCACCCATGACCCCGAGCGGGTGCCGCAGGTCGTCGAGTGGGCACGGCAGGCCGGTTTCGAGCAGGTCTCCCTCGATCTCATCTACGGCACCCCGGGCGAGTCGATCGACGACTGGCGCACGAGCCTCGAGACCGCTCTGGCGAGCGACCCCGACCACATCTCGGCGTACTCCCTGATCGTCGAGGACGGCACCGCGCTGGCCCGGCGAGTCCGGCGGGGCGAGCTCGAGATGCCCGACGAGGACGACCTCGCCGACAAGTACGAGCTGGCCGACGCCGCCCTGCGGAAACACGGCCTGACCTGGTACGAAGTCTCCAACTGGGCCACCGACGCCACCCAGCGCTGCCGCCACAACATGCTCTACTGGCAAGGCGGCGACTGGTGGGGTGTCGGCCCCGGCGCCCACAGCCACGTCGGCGGCACCAGGTGGTGGAACGTCAAGCACCCCAAGGCCTACGCCGATCGCATCAACGACGGCCTCAGCCCGGCCCACGCCCGCGAGATCCTGGCCGCGGAGGACCGGCGCGTCGAGCGCGTCCTCCTCGAGCTCCGCCTCGCCGACGGGCTGCGGGTCGAGGTGCTCGACGACGAGGGCCGCGCCGCCCTTCCCGGGCAGGTGAGCCGCGGCCTGGTCACCGTCGCCGACGGCACGATCGTCCTCACCGACACCGGCCGGCTCCTCGCCGACGCCGTGGTCCGAGACCTGCTGCCCTGA
- the hrcA gene encoding heat-inducible transcriptional repressor HrcA — translation MQNERRLSVLRAIVEDYVKTEEPVGSKALVERHGLGVSPATVRNDMAALEEEGYITAPHTSAGRVPTDKGYRLFVDRLTTVKPMTSAEKRAIAGFLDGAVDLDDVVSRSTRLLSQLTRQVAVVQYPTLSRSTVRHVELVALAPTRLLIVVILSTGRVEQRILEVAEEISEETLARLRAQMNTAVSGAIIADAGEALSAIARPAADAPQDALAAAIAESLIEAMNDHRSDERISIGGTSNLARFGDSFDTAVRPLLEALEEHVILLKLMGEATAGGLVTVRIGAEGPYQELSQTSVVATGYGPGDEALATLGVVGPTRMDYPGSMAAVRAVARYLSRILDEA, via the coding sequence ATGCAGAACGAACGCAGGCTCTCCGTCCTCCGGGCGATCGTCGAGGACTACGTCAAGACCGAGGAGCCGGTCGGCTCCAAGGCGCTGGTCGAACGACACGGTCTGGGCGTCTCCCCGGCGACAGTGCGCAACGACATGGCCGCGCTGGAGGAGGAGGGCTACATCACCGCGCCCCACACCAGCGCCGGCCGCGTGCCCACCGACAAGGGCTACCGCCTCTTCGTCGACCGGCTGACCACGGTCAAGCCGATGACCTCGGCCGAGAAGCGTGCCATCGCCGGCTTCCTCGACGGTGCCGTCGACCTCGACGACGTCGTCAGCCGTTCGACCCGGCTGCTCTCCCAGCTGACCCGCCAGGTCGCGGTGGTGCAATACCCCACCCTGAGCCGCTCGACCGTACGCCACGTGGAGCTCGTCGCGCTGGCGCCGACCAGGCTCCTGATCGTCGTCATCCTCAGCACCGGCCGCGTCGAGCAGCGGATCCTGGAGGTCGCCGAGGAGATCTCCGAGGAGACCCTGGCCCGGCTGCGCGCGCAGATGAACACCGCTGTCTCCGGGGCGATCATCGCCGACGCGGGCGAAGCGCTGAGCGCGATCGCCCGGCCCGCGGCCGATGCCCCGCAGGACGCTCTCGCCGCCGCGATCGCCGAGTCGCTGATCGAGGCGATGAACGACCACCGCTCCGACGAGCGGATCTCCATCGGCGGCACCAGCAACCTGGCCCGTTTCGGCGACAGCTTCGACACCGCCGTACGTCCGCTGCTGGAGGCCCTCGAGGAGCACGTCATCCTCCTGAAGCTGATGGGGGAGGCCACCGCCGGCGGCCTGGTGACCGTGCGCATCGGCGCCGAAGGCCCCTACCAGGAGCTGTCGCAGACCAGCGTGGTCGCGACCGGCTACGGACCTGGTGACGAGGCCCTGGCCACGCTGGGCGTGGTCGGGCCGACCCGGATGGACTACCCCGGATCCATGGCAGCGGTGCGCGCGGTCGCGCGCTACCTCTCCCGGATCCTCGACGAGGCCTGA
- a CDS encoding 16S rRNA (uracil(1498)-N(3))-methyltransferase — translation MTLPVHIVDSLADARVGDEVEVSGDEGHHAVVVRRLRLGEEVMLTDGAGAGITGTISETTKRSMTVRVDDVILADAPPAPAITVVQALPKGDRGELAVEMLTEIGVARIVPWAASRSVAVWKGERAAKSLGKWRATAREAAKQSRRLWHPEVEPLATTDAVVAMIEAADVAVVLHEDGTLPLGAVPVTDEGTILVVVGPEGGLSDDEVAGFEKAGATTVRLGAEVLRTSTAGVAATAALLARTLRWA, via the coding sequence ATGACGCTGCCTGTTCACATCGTCGACTCGCTCGCCGACGCCCGTGTCGGCGACGAGGTCGAGGTGAGCGGTGACGAGGGTCATCACGCGGTCGTCGTGCGACGGCTCCGTCTCGGCGAGGAGGTCATGCTCACCGACGGCGCCGGCGCCGGCATCACCGGCACGATCTCGGAGACCACCAAGAGGTCGATGACCGTACGCGTCGACGACGTCATCCTCGCCGACGCGCCACCCGCTCCCGCGATCACGGTCGTCCAGGCGCTGCCCAAGGGCGACCGCGGCGAGCTCGCCGTCGAGATGCTCACCGAGATCGGCGTCGCCCGCATCGTCCCGTGGGCGGCGTCGCGCTCGGTCGCGGTCTGGAAGGGCGAGCGCGCGGCGAAGTCACTCGGCAAGTGGCGGGCCACCGCTCGGGAGGCCGCCAAGCAGTCCCGCCGGCTGTGGCACCCCGAGGTCGAGCCGCTGGCCACCACCGATGCCGTCGTGGCCATGATCGAAGCCGCCGACGTCGCCGTCGTGCTCCACGAGGACGGCACCCTCCCGCTCGGCGCGGTCCCGGTCACCGACGAGGGCACCATCCTGGTCGTCGTCGGCCCCGAAGGCGGCCTGAGCGACGACGAGGTCGCCGGTTTCGAGAAGGCCGGCGCCACCACCGTCCGCCTCGGCGCCGAGGTGCTGCGCACCTCCACCGCCGGCGTCGCCGCCACCGCGGCTCTCCTGGCGCGCACCCTGCGCTGGGCCTGA
- a CDS encoding DUF3097 domain-containing protein produces the protein MSDRYGSDVLAGDWRKPKNGRAVETPAELGAVVEEVETDFVGEIVRIDRDLHTLTLEDRRGKRRTFPLGPGFWLEGKPVILTPPVTRTAPAKPAKTASGSVAVSGVKARVARESRIFVEGRHDAELVEKIWGDDLRIEGVVVEYLGGVDDLADHLVSFRPGPQRRVGVLVDHLVKGSKEARIADSIRRSAVGKDVLIVGHPFIDVWQAVKPDRLGLEKWPSVPRSIEWKKGICQHMGWPHRDQADIARAWKHILSRVSSFGDLEPALLGRVEELIDFVTVDQ, from the coding sequence ATGAGCGATCGCTACGGCTCCGACGTCCTTGCCGGCGACTGGCGCAAGCCCAAGAACGGGCGCGCCGTCGAGACCCCCGCAGAGCTGGGCGCGGTGGTGGAGGAGGTCGAGACCGACTTCGTCGGCGAGATCGTCCGGATCGACCGCGACCTGCACACGCTGACGCTGGAGGACAGGCGCGGCAAGCGGCGTACGTTTCCGCTCGGTCCCGGCTTCTGGCTGGAGGGCAAGCCGGTCATCCTCACTCCCCCGGTGACGCGCACGGCTCCGGCCAAGCCGGCCAAGACCGCCTCGGGGTCGGTCGCGGTCTCAGGCGTGAAGGCCCGGGTCGCGCGCGAGTCGCGGATCTTCGTCGAGGGGCGTCACGACGCCGAGCTGGTCGAGAAGATCTGGGGCGACGACCTGCGGATCGAGGGCGTCGTCGTGGAATACCTCGGCGGCGTCGACGACCTCGCCGACCACCTGGTCTCCTTCCGGCCGGGCCCGCAGCGACGTGTCGGCGTGCTGGTCGACCACCTGGTCAAGGGCTCCAAGGAGGCCCGGATCGCGGACTCCATCAGGCGCTCCGCGGTCGGCAAGGACGTGCTGATCGTCGGCCACCCGTTCATCGACGTGTGGCAGGCGGTCAAGCCGGATCGGCTCGGGCTGGAGAAGTGGCCATCGGTGCCGCGCTCGATCGAGTGGAAGAAGGGCATCTGCCAGCACATGGGCTGGCCCCACCGCGACCAGGCCGACATCGCGAGGGCGTGGAAGCACATCCTCTCCCGGGTCTCCTCCTTCGGAGACCTCGAGCCCGCCCTGCTCGGGCGGGTCGAGGAGCTGATCGACTTCGTGACGGTGGATCAGTAA
- a CDS encoding GNAT family N-acetyltransferase translates to MSVSQPDLLDDVLDNPAWHSLTGAHATLAEGSGLGRRYRPDVSIFAAVSDPHEPQAWRDLAGVVGPGGTALITGAGGVCSEGWSRVGGGEGVQLVETSRVTAAPDPEAIVLGDADVPEMLDLVARTEPGPFETSTHTMGTYLGLRHEGRLVAMAGQRMHPGGWVEISAVCTAPEARGRGLASRLVGAITADIHARGSRALLHASVTNTSAISVYLGLGFELRRRTTFELFRAPL, encoded by the coding sequence GTGTCCGTCTCCCAGCCAGACCTCCTCGATGACGTCCTCGACAACCCGGCCTGGCACTCGCTGACCGGTGCGCACGCAACGCTTGCCGAAGGCTCGGGGCTCGGGCGGCGCTACCGGCCCGACGTGTCGATCTTCGCCGCGGTCTCCGACCCGCACGAGCCGCAGGCGTGGCGGGATCTGGCCGGGGTCGTCGGCCCCGGAGGTACGGCGCTGATCACCGGCGCGGGTGGCGTCTGCAGCGAGGGGTGGTCGCGGGTCGGCGGCGGCGAAGGGGTGCAGCTCGTCGAGACGTCACGCGTCACGGCGGCACCCGATCCGGAGGCGATCGTGCTCGGCGACGCCGACGTGCCCGAGATGCTCGATCTCGTCGCTCGCACCGAGCCCGGACCGTTCGAGACCTCGACCCACACGATGGGTACGTATCTGGGGCTGCGTCACGAAGGCCGCCTCGTCGCGATGGCCGGCCAGCGGATGCACCCCGGCGGATGGGTCGAGATCAGCGCCGTCTGCACCGCCCCCGAAGCCCGCGGGCGCGGCCTCGCGAGCCGTCTGGTCGGTGCGATCACCGCCGACATCCACGCCCGCGGCTCGCGGGCGCTGCTCCACGCCTCGGTCACCAACACCAGCGCCATCTCGGTCTACCTGGGTCTCGGCTTCGAGCTGCGGCGGCGTACGACCTTCGAGCTCTTCCGCGCACCCCTCTGA